From the genome of Eucalyptus grandis isolate ANBG69807.140 chromosome 2, ASM1654582v1, whole genome shotgun sequence, one region includes:
- the LOC104425318 gene encoding histidine-containing phosphotransfer protein 1 → MEVGQMQRRLVEFTKSLFMEGFLDGQFLQLQQLQDESNPDFVVEVVSLFFQDSEKLLNDLTSALEQQNVDFKKVDAHVHQLKGSSSSIGAQRVKNACVVFRSFCEEQNLEGCMRCLQQVKQEFYLAKNKFETLFTLEQQILAAGGSIPATEITSF, encoded by the exons ATGGAGGTGGGTCAGATGCAGAGGAGGTTGGTAGAGTTCACCAAATCATTGTTCATGGAG GGTTTCTTGGACGGTCAGTTTTTGCAGCTCCAACAGCTGCAGGATGAGAGCAACCCTGATTTTGTTGTGGAAGTTGTGTCCCTCTTCTTTCAGGATTCTGAGAAGCTGCTCAATGATCTGACGTCGGCTCT AGAGCAGCAAAATGTGGACTTTAAAAAAGTCGATGCCCATGTTCACCAGTTGAAGGGCAGCAGCTCCAG CATAGGTGCACAGAGAGTTAAAAATGCCTGCGTTGTGTTCCGCAGCTTTTGCGAAGAACAAAACCTCGAAGG GTGCATGAGATGTCTGCAACAAGTGAAGCAAGAGTTCTACCTTGCGAAAAACAAGTTTGAAACTCTGTTCACC CTGGAGCAGCAAATCTTGGCGGCCGGCGGTTCCATCCCGGCAACGGAAATCACGAGTTTCTAA